GGAAATCAAACAGCGCTACGAAGCACCCTTGCTGGAGGTATTCACATGCTCGCCTACGTGATTCCGCTGTGCCTGGTGATTATCGGCCTGGCCCTGATGTTGACCATGGCGCGCCTGATCATCGGCCCGGATCTGCCCGATCGCATCCTGGCCCTGGATACCCTGTATATCAACGCGATTGCCATGCTGGTGCTGTTCGGCATCTGGCTGGGTTCGGACCTGTATTTTGAAGCGGCCTTGCTGATTGCGGTGATGGGCTTTATCGGCACGGTGGCCGTGGCCAAGTACTTGCTGCGCGGCGACATCATCGAATGAGGAGCATCTGATGGCTTTCTGGATCGAAGCGCTGGTGGCGCTGTTTCTGCTGATCGGCAGCCTGTTCGCACTGATCGGCGCAATCGGCCTGTACCGCCTGCCGGACTTTTTTATGCGCCTGCACGGCCCGACCAAGGCCAGCACCCTGGGTGTGGGCGGCATGGTGATCGCCTCGCTGATTTACTTCAGCTTTCGCGGCGAGGGCGTCAGCCTGCATGAGCTGCTGATCGCCCTGTTTCTGTTTATCACCGCCCCGGTCAGCGCCCATATGCTGGCCAAGGCTGCGTTGCAGCAGAAGTTGCGGATCAACGAGCAAACGCGCGGTAAACCCTGGGAACAATAAGGTGCCGCTTGCGTCGCGCTTCCTGTGGGAGGGGCTTTAGCCGCGACGGTTGTCTCGTCTCGAACTACCCCACACAGTTCGCGGTGCTGACTGTATCTGTCGGCGCCGCGCCAGCCTCTCTACACTGCAGTCTTTAGTCAGGGGCTTGGTTATGCGTGAGCAGGGAAGGGGCATCGCGGTCATCTGCCTGGTGATCGCCATGGCGCTGTGGGGCAGTTCCTTTATTGCGCTCAAGTTGGCCTTTGCCGAATTGCCGCCGCTGTGGGTGATCTTCGGCCGCATGGCTCTTGGCAGCCTGGTGTTTCTGCTGGCCTGGCGCTGGCGTGGGCAGATGCACTACCGCACTGGCGACTGGAAGTATCTACTGGGCCTGGCCGCCTGCGAACCCTGTCTGTATTTCCTCTTTGAAGCCCTGGCGCTGCAGCACACCAGCGCCGCGCAAGCGGGCATGGTCACGGCTTTGCTGCCGCTGTTGGTGGCAGTGGGAGCGTTTGTCTTTCTGCGTGAACGGATCAGCCGCACGACGCTGATGGGTTTTCTGCTCGCGATGGTGGGTGCGGTGTGGCTGAGCCTGGCCGGTAGCGCCGATGAACACGCGAGCAACCCGATTCTCGGCAACTTCTACGAGCTGCTGGCGATGCTCTGCGCCATGGGTTACACCCTGTTGCTCAAGCATCTGTCATCGCGCTATTCGCCCTTTTTGCTGACCGCCATGGTGGCTTTTGTCGGCACTGTTTTCTTTCTGCCTCTGGCTTGGTTCAGCGCGCCGTTGCCAACCAGCGTCAGCCCCATGGGCCTGGGCGCGGTGGCGTACCTGGGCATTCTGGTCACGGTGGGCGCTTACGGGTTGTACAACTTCGGCGTCAGCCGCTTGCCGGCCAGCCAGGCGTCGGGTTTTACCAACCTGATTCCGGTGTTCACCCTGCTGTTCGCCATACTGCTATTGGGCGAAAGCCTCAACGGCATGCAAATGCTGGCTGCAGCCTTGGTGTTTGCCGGCGTATTGCTGAGTCAGTGGCGCGGGACGCGTGTAGTACCGGCTGGTGTTTTGGATTAGGGGAAAAGCTATGAGCGAGTCAAGAACCTGGGCGCGCGAAGCGATCCGCATCATCGAGGCGGATTTTCAGCGCAGCGCGGATACCCACCTGATTCCCCTGGCGCTGCCGGGTTTGCCGGGCGTTGAGCTGTATTTCAAGGATGAGTCCAGCCACCCCACCGGCAGCCTTAAGCATCGCCTGGCGCGTTCGCTGTTTCTCTATGCACTGTGCAATGGCTGGCTCAAACCCGGTGCGCCGGTGATCGAGGCCTCCAGCGGCTCCACGGCAATCTCCGAAGCGTATTTCGCCCGTTTGCTCGGGCTGCCGTTTATCGCGGTGATGCCGGCCAGCACCTCGAAGGAGAAGATTGCGCAGATCGCTTTTTACGGCGGCCAGAGCCATCTGGTGCAGGACCCGACGCAGATCTACGCCGAGTCCGAGCGCCTGGCGCGCGAGACCGGCGGGCATTTTATGGATCAGTTCACCTACGCCGAGCGCGCCACCGATTGGCGCGCCAATAACAATATCGCCGAATCGATTTTCCAGCAGCTGCGCAGCGAGCGCTTTCCCGAGCCGAGCTGGCTGGTTTCCAGTCCCGGCACTGGTGGCACCCTGGCGACCCTGGGGCGCTATGTGCGCTATCGCCGCCACAGCACTCAGGTTTTGTGCGCCGATGCCGAGCGTTCGGTGTTTTTCGATTACTACCGCAGCGGCGATGCCAGCCTGTGCCTGAACCACGGTTCGCGTATCGAAGGCATCGGCCGGCCACGGGTCGAGGCGTCCTTTCTGCCGTCAGTGATTGATGCCATGTGCAAGGTGCCGGATGCCTTGTCTCTGGCGGCCATGCATTATCTGGCCCAGCGCCTGGGTCGCAAAGTGGGTGGCTCCAGCGGCACCAATCTGATTGGCGCGCTGCTTGTGGCGCAGCGGATGGTCGCGGCGGGCGAATCCGGTTCGGTGGTGGCGATTCTTTGCGATGGCGGCGAGCGCTATGCTGACACCTACTACGATCAGGCATGGCTCAGCGCTCAGGGTTTCGATCTGACTGGGTTAATCGCCGTGGTAGCGGATTGCGCCGAACGCGGCGTCGCTTTGCCGGCTGACTTGCCCACGGCAGGGTTATAGGCGGCTGCTCGGTAGCGGCTGGTCTAGAGTCACTGCTGTGGGTGGGCGTACACCGCGCCCCGAATGCAGCAGGAGAAATGCCATGGGAACTGTGCGCAGCTGCTTGCACATGCTGCTGTGGTCAGCCGTTTGGCTGAGCGTACCGGTGCTGGCAGCCGATGATACGGCGGGGTCGAAGGACCATCCGCTGCTGTCACGCTACCCGAACTCGCATATCGTCGAGTACGAGCAGAACTACAACGCCGCGCAGTTCGCCACCGGCACTCAGGACGGCGTGCCACAGCGCCAGACCGTGGAAGGTGATGCCACGCAGATTCGCTATTTCCACAACGCGGTAGATAACCAGCCGAGCCCGCTGCAGCTGCTGCGTAACTACCAGAACGCGATCAAGTCGATCGGCGGCGAAGTGGTTTACGAGCGTCTGCCGCAGGACGGCGATGGCGGCGAAACCACGCTGAAGGTCTCGACTGGCGGCAAGGAGGTGTGGGTGCGCCTGGAACCGGAAATCTTCAGCGCACCAACCCAGAGCTACAAGCTGGTGATCGTCGAAGTGGCGGCCATGCAGCAGGTGGTCAGCGCCAACCTGTTGCTCGATGAACTCAACCGCAACGGCTTTATCGCCCTGTATATCAATTTCGACACCGGCAAAGCCGAGCTCAAGGCCGATGGCCAGGCCACCGTGGTGGAGATTGTCAGCATGCTGAAAGCCGCGCCGGCGCTGCGTCTGGCCATCGAGGGCCATACCGACAGCCAGGGCCATGCCGAGGCTAACAAGCTGTTGTCCGAACAGCGCGCGCAGAGCGTGATGAACGCCATAGTCGCTGCGGGTATCGAGGCGCAGCGGCTGACTGCTGCGGGCTTCGGCCAGGAACGGCCAGTGGCGGACAACCGCAGCGAAGAAGGACGGGCGAAGAATCGTCGGGTCGAGT
This DNA window, taken from Pseudomonas sp. SG20056, encodes the following:
- a CDS encoding K+/H+ antiporter subunit F — protein: MLAYVIPLCLVIIGLALMLTMARLIIGPDLPDRILALDTLYINAIAMLVLFGIWLGSDLYFEAALLIAVMGFIGTVAVAKYLLRGDIIE
- a CDS encoding Na+/H+ antiporter subunit G; this translates as MAFWIEALVALFLLIGSLFALIGAIGLYRLPDFFMRLHGPTKASTLGVGGMVIASLIYFSFRGEGVSLHELLIALFLFITAPVSAHMLAKAALQQKLRINEQTRGKPWEQ
- a CDS encoding DMT family transporter is translated as MREQGRGIAVICLVIAMALWGSSFIALKLAFAELPPLWVIFGRMALGSLVFLLAWRWRGQMHYRTGDWKYLLGLAACEPCLYFLFEALALQHTSAAQAGMVTALLPLLVAVGAFVFLRERISRTTLMGFLLAMVGAVWLSLAGSADEHASNPILGNFYELLAMLCAMGYTLLLKHLSSRYSPFLLTAMVAFVGTVFFLPLAWFSAPLPTSVSPMGLGAVAYLGILVTVGAYGLYNFGVSRLPASQASGFTNLIPVFTLLFAILLLGESLNGMQMLAAALVFAGVLLSQWRGTRVVPAGVLD
- a CDS encoding PLP-dependent cysteine synthase family protein, giving the protein MSESRTWAREAIRIIEADFQRSADTHLIPLALPGLPGVELYFKDESSHPTGSLKHRLARSLFLYALCNGWLKPGAPVIEASSGSTAISEAYFARLLGLPFIAVMPASTSKEKIAQIAFYGGQSHLVQDPTQIYAESERLARETGGHFMDQFTYAERATDWRANNNIAESIFQQLRSERFPEPSWLVSSPGTGGTLATLGRYVRYRRHSTQVLCADAERSVFFDYYRSGDASLCLNHGSRIEGIGRPRVEASFLPSVIDAMCKVPDALSLAAMHYLAQRLGRKVGGSSGTNLIGALLVAQRMVAAGESGSVVAILCDGGERYADTYYDQAWLSAQGFDLTGLIAVVADCAERGVALPADLPTAGL
- a CDS encoding OmpA family protein, encoding MGTVRSCLHMLLWSAVWLSVPVLAADDTAGSKDHPLLSRYPNSHIVEYEQNYNAAQFATGTQDGVPQRQTVEGDATQIRYFHNAVDNQPSPLQLLRNYQNAIKSIGGEVVYERLPQDGDGGETTLKVSTGGKEVWVRLEPEIFSAPTQSYKLVIVEVAAMQQVVSANLLLDELNRNGFIALYINFDTGKAELKADGQATVVEIVSMLKAAPALRLAIEGHTDSQGHAEANKLLSEQRAQSVMNAIVAAGIEAQRLTAAGFGQERPVADNRSEEGRAKNRRVELVKL